Genomic segment of Bacteroidota bacterium:
TACTACCATGGGTGATGGCGATGTGAAATATCATCTTGGATATTCATCGCAGGTGGAAACAAGTTCAGGAAAAGAAGTGCATTTAAAATTAACGCCAAATCCATCGCATTTAGAGGCAGTTAATCCTGTGATGCAGGGATTTGTGAGAGCTAAAACGGATGTTTTATACCATGAGGATTGGGATAAAATAATGCCGATAACAATTCACGGTGATGCTGCTATTGCCGGACAAGGAGTTGTTTACGAAGTTTTGCAAATGAGCAATTTGAAAGGTTACAGAGTTGGAGGTACTTTACATTTTGTAATTAATAATCAGATAGGATTTACTACTGATTTTGATGATGCACGCACAAGTAATTATTGTACAAGTTATGCTGCAACAATTCAAGCGCCTGTAATTCATGTGAATGGCGATGATGCAGAGGCAGTGGTATTTGCCTGTGAATTAGCAGTGGAATATCGTCAGGAATTTAATAAGGATATTTTTATTGATATGTTGTGTTACAGAAAACACGGACATAACGAAGGGGATGATCCGAAATACACTCAGCCTGCTTTATATAAATTAATTGAAAATAAATTAAATCCGCGTGAAATTTATGTGCAGAAATTATTAGCGAGTCACGATATTGATAAACAACTCGCAACAGAAATGGAAAAAGATTTCTGGAATGAATTACAAAGCAGATTAGATCTCACTAAACAAAAACCACTTAAGTATCAATATCAGGCTCCGGAAGAAGCGTGGAGAAAACTGAAAAAAATAATTGACATTGCCGTAGACTTTAGCAATACACCGGAAACAAAAGTTGACAAAGAAAAAATTAAACAGGTTACGGATAACATGTTTAAAGTGCCTGAAGGTTTTGTGAAATTGAAAAAAATTGAAAAGTTATTTGAAGCGAATAAAAAACTTTTATCAGAAAATAAAATTGACTGGGCATTAGCTGAATTGCTTGCTTACGGAACTATTTTATTAGATGGACAAGATGTTCGCATGAGCGGACAAGATGTAAGAAGAGGAACTTTTAGTCACCGTCATGCAGTATTGCGTGAAGAAAATACGAATGAAGAATATATTCGTTTAAATCACCTCGACGAAAAACAAGGTAAATTTAGAATTTATAATTCTTTATTGAGCGAATTTGGAGTATTGGGATTTGAATTTGGATACAGTCTTGCATGTCCCGACCCATTGGTAATATGGGAAGCACAATTCGGCGATTTTAATAATGGCGCACAAACAATAATCGATCAGTTTATATCAGCAAGTGTGAGCAAATGGCAGCGTATGAGCGGACTGGTTATGTTATTGCCTCATGGATATGAAGGTCAGGGTCCGGAGCACTCCAGTGCGCGTTTGGAGCGATTTTTACAATTATGTGCCGAAGGAAATTTAATTGTTGCCAATATTACTACTCCTGCAAATTTTTTCCATGTATTAAGAAGACAACTTGCCTTTGATTTTCGCAGACCTCTGATCATTATGAGTCCGAAAAGTTTGTTGCGTCACCCCTTGGTGCAATCTCCACTAACTGAATTATCGGAAGGTAAATTTGAACCGCTGATAGGAGATACGTATGCTGATAAGAAAAAGGTAAAACGCGTTATTTTATGCAGTGGAAAAGTATATTATGATCTGTTTGAATATCAACAAAAAAATGAAAGAAAGGATATTGCAATTTTACGAGTGGAACAATTATATCCTTTTCCGATGACAAGATTAAAAGAAGAATTAAATAAATATCCTGATGCAGAATTAATGTGGACGCAGGAAGAACCAAGAAATATGGGTGCATGGTTTTATATTTGGAATTTGATGGGAACTATGATAAAACAAAAGGTGAGCAGAAAATCAAGTGCATCACCGGCAACGGGATTTGCAAAGATTCATGCTCAGGAGCAAGCGGATATTGTGGAGCAGAGTTTTAAGTTGTGAGTAGTCGGTTTCATTGGGCGAAGTAGGAAGCCGGCTGTTCTCTAATTACTAAATACTATATACTAAATACTTTTTTATGATACTTGAATTAAAAGTACCTACAATTGGAGAATCAATTAATGAAGTAACACTTTCAAAATGGCTTGTAGCTGATGGTGATATTGTTACTATAGATCAATCACTATGTGAATTTGAAAGTGATAAGGCCACACTGGAATTTCCAGCTGAGAAAGCCGGTAAAATAAAATTACTCGTAAAAGAAGAAACCGAATTAAAAATAGGAGATGTAATTGCTACCTTGGATACAGATGCTGTGCCCGCAGCAACAGGTGAAGCAAAAAAGGAAGAAAAAGTTACGAAAGAAGAAGTAGTAGAAAAGAAAGAAGAGAAGGAAGAAAAGGTTGTTGAGAAAGTAAAGGAAGAAAAGAAAATTCCGGTAGAGGAACACGCGCCGGCTATATCACCTTTGGCATCTACAATTGCTAAAGAAAATAAAGTTGATATTCAAAAATTATCAGGTACCGGAAGTGGAGGAAGAATTACGAA
This window contains:
- a CDS encoding 2-oxoglutarate dehydrogenase E1 component, whose amino-acid sequence is MDKFSYIANAEPQYIESLYQNYIADPSKIDSEWKKFFEGFDFAQQNFSSNGHTENITVSNLAAELKVYSAILAYREKGHLISKTNPLKPRKDRNAQLNLDQLGFSEADLNKKFGAGILVGLENATLQEIITHLENCYCRSLGFEYDYIIDPVEKKWFQDKIEISGKNISFPVEQKKRILKKLNETVVFEQFLEKKYVGQKRFSLEGGETTIPALDAIITKGAAMGVEEFVFGMAHRGRLNVLANILGKTYEQIFNEFEGTSIPDTTMGDGDVKYHLGYSSQVETSSGKEVHLKLTPNPSHLEAVNPVMQGFVRAKTDVLYHEDWDKIMPITIHGDAAIAGQGVVYEVLQMSNLKGYRVGGTLHFVINNQIGFTTDFDDARTSNYCTSYAATIQAPVIHVNGDDAEAVVFACELAVEYRQEFNKDIFIDMLCYRKHGHNEGDDPKYTQPALYKLIENKLNPREIYVQKLLASHDIDKQLATEMEKDFWNELQSRLDLTKQKPLKYQYQAPEEAWRKLKKIIDIAVDFSNTPETKVDKEKIKQVTDNMFKVPEGFVKLKKIEKLFEANKKLLSENKIDWALAELLAYGTILLDGQDVRMSGQDVRRGTFSHRHAVLREENTNEEYIRLNHLDEKQGKFRIYNSLLSEFGVLGFEFGYSLACPDPLVIWEAQFGDFNNGAQTIIDQFISASVSKWQRMSGLVMLLPHGYEGQGPEHSSARLERFLQLCAEGNLIVANITTPANFFHVLRRQLAFDFRRPLIIMSPKSLLRHPLVQSPLTELSEGKFEPLIGDTYADKKKVKRVILCSGKVYYDLFEYQQKNERKDIAILRVEQLYPFPMTRLKEELNKYPDAELMWTQEEPRNMGAWFYIWNLMGTMIKQKVSRKSSASPATGFAKIHAQEQADIVEQSFKL